The genomic stretch caaaaaataggATAAATATGTCATTCCAATATTTTCCCTTTTCATATCAAAATTTTTACAACAGTGGTTAGTATGAAAagttttttttccttaaatataataaaggaaccaaaaaaaaaaaaaaaaaaaaaaaaaaaaaaaaaaaaaaaaaaaatcctcCTTGaatcattaaaatatttttcatttttctctcccttttttttttttttttcttttcattagaCACTGTAATAAGGagaatataagaatataaatattgtaaatttatttatattatatatatattgaacaCAATTAAaggttattattttttaaatgtagtaatataaaaaaaaaatattagataCGATgccatataatataatgtgcAGATACTTTTATATAAGTATTGTTCATATAGTTTTATAAATCTAATTTTTaaggattttttttttttattttttatgattatatttatatatatatatatatatatatatatttatgtgtaaaCAGCAcatatgaattatttatCATCCCTTAATTATcgatttaatttttttttttttttttttttttttttttttttaaagcatTCACTTTGTTAATTATTTCttgttataaaaattggTGATGGATGAAGTTAAAagtgaacaaaaaaaaatgctcTACTAATACTTTAAATTAtcgaaataataaatataatatatatatatatacatacatactatatattatattatattatttttcttcatgCACATTACCAAAAGATGatatatgaaagaaaaaaagatataaaatataataaaataaataaaaaccatcagataaatataatattttcaattttgtgttatttacaaaaaatattcatcatGTTTTATTAGAATGTatgcattatatataatgtgtaCAAAATAATCAGAAATATGTATTttctcattttatttttattttttatttattttttattccttCTGTTATTATATCTACTCCAATATTACATTttcttcaaaaaataaaaagtatatatgtttatacatacatatataatatatatatatatatatatatatatatatatatatatatatatatatttacatttatactttttattttttggtaCATATTTATTGTCATATTTACAACTTTTAGAAAGAATATTCTTATGTGcatatttcaaaataaagataattatAGCAGTTTTTTCTGTGCGttcaaaacatatatattatatattatatattatatatatatatatatatatatatatttttttttttttttattttattatattatacttatatgttttatatgcCCTTTTTTTCAATGAAcatgtgtataatatatgtatgttaatatatttttacatacgcatatatttatatatatatatatatattatatatatatgttatatatatatatataattatttcccTTGTTAGATATTTTTGAAGATGGTAAAAAGCAAGTGTGAGAATAACGAGAATTGCaggaaaataattaataagaaaataattgaGAAGAAGTATGATAAGAAGAAAACAAACGAAAACATGAATTATGTAGGTACGAAGCATGTactaaataagaaaataataaataatataaataagaaagaTAATGaagtttataataaaataaatgatgatatgatagatgaagaatatattccaaataatatagaagaagatgaagagaagaataaaaaaaaaacatgtttaaaaaataatgataatataaattatgatatatttaataatatcagTAAAAATTTGAATAATCATTTAAGTCAAGGTGTTGGGAATGAATgtgtaaaaaatttaataaccCAAGTTAGTTATAGTCATTTATTtacaatattaaaaaatattttaacttATTTACCTTTTTCCATTAATGATTATTTAATAGGAACATTAGAATTAAAAGAAGTTATAGATAGTAAATATAATACGTGTTTtcaattatatgaaaaaaaagaactgatgaaatatatttatgataatgaAGCAACAAACTTagtaaataataaagtatataatttatttagaaaatataaaatcatcaaaaataaaaaagaatctTTTAATCATAGACagatttttcattttaaagACCAAAACCAACAACCAATTCTCgaagaaatattaatagaaaaagctaaaatatttatttataaaattaattcttttattgAAGGTAGAGAACAGAatctatcatatatatatgaaatatgttATGGCTTGTCATATAAAACagaaacatttttattatctgtttttatatttgattGTTATATACATCGAATTAATCAacttacaaataaaaatcattataaaaaagtGAAACTTTTAGTAATCATATGCTCTATCCTTTTAGCTTTAATAAAAACACAAGTTTTTAATGGTACCAGtattatgtatttaaatgatatactttattttataaataaaatgaaaaatgataaaCTTAGTTACACCTGTATAGAAATCTCAAATAAACAAATGGAAATATTAAAGTTATTACCaccaaattataataattattcaaCATATACAGAATTAAcctatgtatattttattaatctcAAAAATTGCGCAAAAAAATATCCTgctattaaaatatattatatattcttagaACATTTTGGATtcctatattttatttatgatgTTATTTATGCTTATTCTATGTACATAACAGCCGTAGGATCATATATGCTCATACCCCCAAGCAGAATTGTTTGTACTATCatcttatattttacaaacGCTTTTTACAATCGAATGACCAATAGTTTACTTTTTCAAGAAAAATTCTGTGAAGAAATTTTCCATCTACCTTTTGCAAATGATTTATTCATGTGGGCTTACCTTTTTATGGATAACTTTATCTACTTTTTTGAAAATTGTGTTGTCCCCAATAAGCATTATTCTTCTATATATTCCATCTTCTATGAAACTGGAAGAATGTTAAATATTAGAACGGTATTCTAAGCACTTTTCTGGAAAAATTCccacatttttttattaacattttattaaaCTATAAAgggtgtatatatatatatatatatatatgtgcacaTTTTTTGCCTTTGCATACATATTTAacttttttcaaaatatggttagataatattttataaattattaaacttTAACCTGAACGGTGCATAAAATTTTggcattataaatattatacatatgtatgtatatatatatatatatattttttttttttttttttttttttacctgaactgttcataataatttgtcttatttttaattctttttaataaattaaaattttttttatatatttttctcattttcaCCTGAACGGtgcatatttaattttaggtttacataaaaattatttattaagaaaaaaaaaaaagaaatgtataGGTGTTTAAATAagaacacatatatatcaagTAAATATGtgcatgttttttttttttctttttttttttttttttgaaattattgaaaagattaatttaaatgataaaaagggtaatttataaaacatatataaaattcatatatataaaaatatgcatatatatatatatatatatatatatatatatttatttatttattgaataacaaaaaaattaaataataaaattaaatcatGTGTAAAATATcggatttaataaatatatatttatttattgtccaattataacaaaaaaaaaaaaaaaaaaaaaattttttttttacatattaaatattttaattttttttttacatattaaatattttaattttttttttacgtattaaatattttaattttttttttacatattaaatattttagtttttttttctatatgtaGGTCTATCAAATTGATCCTTTTTCTTGTCCTTGAATTTCATATTAGATTCAATATTATTCCACAAAGAATCTTTTCGAGATGTATCATTATCCAataaatgtgtatatttGGATTGTCCTTGTTTTCCAAATTTTCCTCTTCTTACTTGCAATACTTTTGGTAAATTTTGTCTATCAACTTTATCCTCATATACTGGTTCATTATAATctcttaaatatatttcttcttttcctTCTTCAAATAAATCTTGATAGAAACCTCCTTTATGATAATACTTTTGCATAAAtaacatttttcttttctttttcttttctttatttggtaatgttttattatcttgtataatttctttatctgtcatttttcttcttttctttatttctaATTCCAAGATTTCATGTTTCTTTCGATCTAATTCATCTCTTTTTAATCTATTGATATGTCTTATTTTCCATAATTCGtattcttcttcatttaattCTTCATCTTGTTCATCTTCTTCAAAATCTTCTTCGGAGGAAAAaacattattttctttactttttaatttttcttctaaCATGTCTTGGTTTAAAACTTCTTTTATtgcattttcttttttttctatttctattaattctttttcttcgtTTAGGTTTTGTAAGGTTTTTTTCTCCGCCTCttctttgtttttattttccataaGTGTCCTTCGTGATGTTTTCAATTTAAATTCATGTTTCATAATTCTTTCGTTATTTCCTTCATTCATATAATCATCATCTGAAGCGGGATCGTCTTCGTCATCATCTTCGTCATCATCTTCGTCATCGTCTTcgtcatcatcttcatcatcttcttcgtcatcatcttcttcatcatctt from Plasmodium falciparum 3D7 genome assembly, chromosome: 13 encodes the following:
- a CDS encoding micro-fibrillar-associated protein, putative, with protein sequence MSTVNELLNYFVVNDDNDDLNKNDEKNKNKEKTVVRRYFPGKKPHYAKKGEDDDDDDDDDDEDEEEDEEAGDRNQLEEQEKGEREFNKVINEPLIKKEHENKNIITQTIKHNNNIDNRYERLKNKNLGGDNQERIRSRRREVTIIDNKENEKLVEHIQENTKKVDEYEDIIKNIKEYNKNDAGDYNDDHENDDENDNEDDEEDDDEEDDEDDDEDDDEDDDEDDDEDDPASDDDYMNEGNNERIMKHEFKLKTSRRTLMENKNKEEAEKKTLQNLNEEKELIEIEKKENAIKEVLNQDMLEEKLKSKENNVFSSEEDFEEDEQDEELNEEEYELWKIRHINRLKRDELDRKKHEILELEIKKRRKMTDKEIIQDNKTLPNKEKKKKRKMLFMQKYYHKGGFYQDLFEEGKEEIYLRDYNEPVYEDKVDRQNLPKVLQVRRGKFGKQGQSKYTHLLDNDTSRKDSLWNNIESNMKFKDKKKDQFDRPTYRKKN